One Bacteroidota bacterium genomic window carries:
- the nifK gene encoding nitrogenase molybdenum-iron protein subunit beta: MLLRHTPAEMIERSALTINPAKTCQPVGAMYAALGIHGCLPHSHGSQGCCSYHRTALTRHYKEPIMAATSSFTEGSSVFGGQANLIQAIDNIFSIYDPQVIAVHSTCLSETIGDDLKQIIEKAKDEGKVPLGKHVIHCNTPSYVGSHVTGYSNMVAGMVDYFAESNGKKADRINLISGWVEPSDMREVKRIAEAMKAKYILFPDTSDVVDAPMTGKFNMYPKGGTSITDLIASGSSKATLAFGEFATKAAAIKMENKCKVPFELTDLPIGIRATDRFISTLSKLAEVTIPDSITAERGRLVDMIADMHQYLAGKRVALFGDPDQLIPLTEFLLDMDMKPVYIVSGTPGKKMAQRLENLLSVKLPEAKFKNGEVADTFLLHQWIKNEPVDLLIGNTYGKYIARDENLPFLRMGFPIMDRVGHSYFPTVGYLGGMRIVEKMLSLFMDKQDAESVESSFELTM, encoded by the coding sequence ATGTTACTCAGACATACACCTGCTGAAATGATAGAGCGTAGCGCTCTAACCATCAACCCGGCAAAGACCTGCCAGCCGGTAGGGGCCATGTATGCGGCGCTTGGCATTCACGGATGTCTTCCGCATAGTCATGGTTCGCAAGGCTGTTGCTCTTACCACCGAACTGCACTTACCCGCCATTATAAAGAGCCAATAATGGCTGCTACCAGTTCCTTTACCGAAGGATCGTCGGTGTTTGGCGGCCAGGCAAACCTGATACAAGCTATCGATAACATCTTTAGCATCTACGACCCACAGGTCATTGCTGTTCATTCTACCTGTTTGAGCGAAACCATTGGCGACGACCTGAAGCAGATTATTGAGAAAGCAAAAGATGAAGGGAAAGTACCCCTTGGTAAACATGTAATTCATTGTAATACCCCCAGCTATGTGGGTTCGCATGTAACAGGATATTCCAATATGGTGGCCGGAATGGTGGATTATTTTGCCGAATCGAATGGTAAAAAGGCCGATCGCATCAACCTCATCTCTGGTTGGGTTGAACCCTCTGATATGCGCGAGGTGAAAAGGATTGCAGAAGCAATGAAAGCCAAATACATTCTTTTCCCGGATACATCGGATGTGGTGGATGCACCCATGACCGGTAAGTTTAACATGTACCCCAAGGGAGGCACCAGCATCACCGATTTAATTGCCTCTGGTAGTAGCAAGGCTACCTTAGCCTTTGGCGAGTTTGCTACCAAAGCTGCAGCCATTAAAATGGAAAATAAATGCAAAGTGCCTTTCGAGCTAACCGATCTGCCTATTGGAATACGGGCTACCGATCGTTTTATTTCAACGCTTTCGAAATTGGCTGAAGTAACCATACCTGACAGTATTACTGCAGAACGCGGTCGACTGGTAGATATGATTGCCGACATGCATCAGTATCTTGCCGGAAAACGTGTTGCCCTTTTTGGCGATCCTGATCAATTGATTCCATTGACTGAGTTTTTGCTCGATATGGACATGAAACCGGTTTATATTGTATCCGGAACTCCAGGAAAAAAGATGGCGCAGCGCCTTGAAAATCTACTTTCTGTAAAATTACCAGAAGCTAAATTCAAAAATGGTGAGGTAGCTGATACTTTTCTTCTGCACCAGTGGATAAAGAACGAACCGGTTGATTTACTGATCGGCAACACTTATGGAAAGTACATTGCACGCGATGAGAATTTACCCTTTTTGCGTATGGGATTCCCGATAATGGACAGGGTAGGTCATTCATACTTTCCTACTGTTGGTTATCTGGGCGGTATGCGAATAGTGGAAAAAATGCTGAGTCTCTTTATGGATAAGCAGGATGCTGAATCAGTGGAATCATCCTTTGAGCTTACGATGTAA
- the moaC gene encoding cyclic pyranopterin monophosphate synthase MoaC, with amino-acid sequence MNKNLSHVDASGKANMVDVGEKDVQKRTAWAEGKINLKSETLSLIAENSIKKGDVLTVAQIAGIQAAKQTSALIPLCHPLLLSHIEVNLKVEKDGVQANAMVVCKGQTGVEMEALVAVNIALLTIYDMCKAVDKEIEIGQVRLVNKIKENI; translated from the coding sequence ATGAATAAAAATCTAAGTCATGTCGATGCATCCGGAAAAGCCAACATGGTGGATGTAGGGGAAAAAGACGTTCAGAAACGCACTGCCTGGGCCGAGGGAAAAATTAATTTAAAATCTGAAACCCTTAGCCTGATTGCAGAAAATTCCATCAAAAAGGGCGATGTGCTTACTGTTGCCCAAATAGCCGGCATACAAGCTGCCAAGCAGACTTCGGCTTTAATTCCTCTGTGTCATCCTCTTTTGTTGAGCCATATTGAAGTAAACCTGAAGGTGGAAAAAGATGGTGTGCAAGCTAATGCAATGGTCGTGTGCAAGGGTCAAACCGGAGTGGAAATGGAAGCACTTGTAGCAGTAAACATAGCCTTGTTAACCATTTATGACATGTGTAAAGCAGTCGACAAAGAAATCGAGATTGGACAAGTTCGTCTGGTAAATAAAATCAAAGAAAACATATAA
- a CDS encoding sigma 54-interacting transcriptional regulator, with protein MIGHFCERTGKPCYSDSELPLLFEISQLMNKSQFLKDAMNPIMELIARYLGAERSLLSILNREVSNIFIEAAHGITPEEKKMGRYLIGEGITGEVVKTGKAVYIEKITEARGFVNKTGIKLKTNKKEDISFVCVPICADNEILGTLSITRVYDDRILKEELIRTLSVIGSMIAQAVQTRQDRMEEIERLRNENRELQDQLKNQFLDENIVGNSSKMRELFLQIQQVAKTQATVMVRGESGVGKELIAQAIHFGSERKHKPLIKVNCSALPESLIESELFGYEKGAFTGADSQKKGRFELAEGGSIFLDEIGELPQQIQVKLLRVIQEREFERLGGTKTISSNVRVIAATNRNLEEAIKDGSFREDLYYRLNVFPIYVPALRERLNDIPLLVDHFIAKANKKNGTDIIRISSSAIEMLMIYHWPGNIRELENCIERAAILSTDRVIRPINLPPTLQTAQSSGTPYRGTLQAIVEKVEKQLIIDTLTNLRGNVFQSAQDLGISNRKLGLRIEKYGIEVGKYKFK; from the coding sequence ATGATTGGTCATTTTTGCGAGAGAACTGGAAAACCTTGTTACAGCGATTCGGAATTGCCTCTGCTTTTTGAGATTAGCCAGCTCATGAACAAAAGTCAATTCCTGAAAGATGCCATGAACCCCATTATGGAACTGATTGCCCGCTACCTGGGCGCTGAGCGTTCGCTCCTGTCGATTTTAAACCGTGAGGTTTCCAATATATTTATAGAGGCAGCTCATGGCATTACTCCTGAAGAAAAGAAAATGGGCCGCTACCTGATAGGCGAAGGAATTACAGGCGAAGTAGTGAAGACGGGAAAAGCGGTTTACATTGAAAAGATTACCGAAGCACGAGGATTTGTAAATAAAACAGGTATTAAACTTAAAACAAACAAAAAAGAGGATATCTCTTTTGTCTGCGTGCCCATCTGTGCCGACAACGAAATATTAGGTACCTTAAGCATTACCAGGGTTTATGACGACCGCATTTTAAAGGAAGAATTGATCCGTACGCTGAGCGTAATTGGTTCTATGATTGCACAGGCAGTGCAAACCCGTCAGGATCGAATGGAAGAAATTGAACGACTCAGGAACGAAAACAGGGAACTGCAGGATCAGCTTAAAAATCAATTTCTGGACGAAAACATTGTGGGCAATTCTTCCAAAATGCGTGAGTTGTTTCTGCAAATCCAACAAGTGGCAAAAACTCAAGCTACCGTGATGGTAAGGGGCGAAAGTGGAGTAGGAAAAGAACTTATTGCCCAGGCCATTCATTTTGGAAGCGAACGTAAACACAAACCCTTAATAAAAGTAAACTGTTCGGCACTGCCCGAAAGCCTAATCGAAAGCGAATTGTTTGGCTATGAGAAAGGAGCATTTACAGGAGCCGACAGCCAAAAAAAAGGACGTTTTGAACTGGCCGAAGGCGGATCGATTTTTCTTGACGAAATAGGAGAACTGCCCCAACAAATACAGGTAAAACTTTTACGGGTAATACAAGAAAGAGAATTTGAGCGACTTGGAGGTACGAAAACAATATCCAGTAATGTTCGGGTAATTGCAGCCACCAACCGCAACCTCGAAGAAGCCATCAAAGACGGAAGTTTCCGCGAAGACCTTTATTATCGTTTGAATGTTTTTCCTATTTATGTACCTGCACTGCGCGAGCGCTTAAATGATATACCATTATTGGTCGATCATTTTATTGCCAAAGCAAACAAAAAGAATGGAACCGATATTATCCGTATTTCCTCTTCAGCTATTGAAATGCTTATGATTTATCACTGGCCGGGCAATATACGTGAGCTGGAGAACTGCATCGAACGGGCTGCCATTCTTAGCACCGATAGAGTTATCCGCCCCATTAACCTTCCTCCAACCCTGCAAACTGCCCAATCGTCAGGCACACCCTATAGGGGTACTCTGCAAGCGATCGTAGAAAAAGTAGAAAAACAACTTATTATCGACACCCTTACCAACCTGCGGGGAAACGTATTTCAATCGGCCCAGGATTTGGGAATTTCTAACCGTAAACTTGGTCTGCGGATTGAAAAATACGGTATTGAAGTCGGTAAGTATAAGTTTAAGTAA
- a CDS encoding molybdopterin molybdotransferase MoeA → MISLEEALKIIDVLPPLDTTDKVRLHQALGRILLQDVYADADMPAFDKSAMDGYACRLEDIHMPLKVIDYVPAGTVYASMVQKGQCVRIMTGAPVPAGADCVLMVEHTRNLDAQTIEFTGKNTKSNICYRGEDIKAGEKILESGHRLNPASLAAAASVGLTSLKVAKRPRVAILATGDELVEAHQQPDKAQIRNSNAYNIQAQVLKIEIQAEYLGIVRDTETALELAISKALNTCDVLLLTGGVSMGDKDYVPQVLEKLGFRILVNKIAIQPGKPIVFAQKDHKYCFGLSGNPVSSFLQFELLAKPLLYRLMGHAYELPWVKMTLDTAVSRKKAERLQFFPVRLSEGMAQVLEFHGSAHIVALAHADGFGTFAIGQEMIEPGAYTSVLLI, encoded by the coding sequence ATGATATCACTCGAAGAGGCGCTTAAGATAATAGATGTGCTTCCTCCATTGGACACAACTGACAAGGTAAGACTTCATCAGGCTTTAGGCCGTATTCTTCTACAGGATGTGTATGCAGATGCCGATATGCCAGCTTTTGATAAATCGGCTATGGATGGTTATGCCTGTCGGCTCGAGGATATACACATGCCACTGAAAGTGATTGATTATGTACCTGCAGGTACGGTTTATGCCAGCATGGTTCAAAAAGGGCAATGTGTGCGTATTATGACAGGTGCCCCTGTGCCTGCCGGAGCCGATTGTGTACTCATGGTCGAACACACCCGGAATCTTGATGCACAAACCATAGAATTTACTGGTAAAAATACCAAATCGAATATCTGTTACCGGGGCGAAGACATCAAAGCGGGAGAGAAAATACTTGAAAGTGGTCATCGGCTGAATCCTGCATCGCTGGCAGCAGCTGCTTCTGTGGGTTTAACTTCACTTAAAGTAGCAAAAAGGCCGCGCGTAGCCATACTTGCCACTGGCGATGAGTTGGTGGAGGCGCATCAACAGCCTGATAAGGCTCAGATTCGCAATAGCAATGCCTATAATATTCAGGCGCAAGTGCTCAAAATTGAAATACAGGCTGAGTATTTAGGTATTGTGAGAGATACGGAAACGGCATTGGAGTTGGCCATTTCTAAAGCACTTAATACTTGCGATGTGCTTCTTTTAACTGGAGGGGTATCCATGGGCGATAAAGACTATGTGCCGCAGGTTCTCGAAAAGTTAGGTTTTCGTATTCTAGTAAATAAAATCGCCATTCAACCTGGTAAACCTATTGTATTTGCACAAAAAGACCATAAATATTGTTTTGGTTTATCGGGTAACCCGGTTTCATCATTTCTGCAATTCGAACTACTTGCAAAACCTTTGCTTTATCGTTTAATGGGTCATGCCTACGAGTTGCCCTGGGTAAAAATGACGTTGGATACCGCTGTAAGCAGAAAGAAAGCCGAGCGTCTGCAGTTTTTTCCGGTTCGTTTGTCAGAGGGTATGGCACAAGTGCTCGAATTTCATGGATCGGCACACATTGTAGCCCTGGCTCATGCCGATGGCTTTGGAACCTTTGCAATTGGACAGGAAATGATTGAACCTGGTGCTTATACATCTGTGCTTTTAATCTGA
- a CDS encoding P-II family nitrogen regulator has product MQLIRAIVRPERSAKVMKALFEAGYVAVTKIPVVGRGKQRGIKVGDITYDELPKDLLMLVINDDDKDFAVNTIIESARTGEKGAFGDGKIFVSPVEEAYTISRAAKEL; this is encoded by the coding sequence ATGCAATTGATTAGAGCCATTGTAAGGCCGGAAAGGTCAGCTAAAGTAATGAAAGCCCTTTTCGAGGCAGGTTACGTAGCGGTAACAAAGATTCCTGTAGTAGGTCGTGGAAAACAACGCGGAATTAAAGTAGGCGATATTACCTATGACGAGCTTCCCAAAGACCTGCTTATGCTGGTAATTAATGACGATGACAAGGATTTTGCCGTGAATACCATCATAGAATCGGCCCGCACCGGTGAAAAGGGTGCTTTTGGCGATGGAAAAATATTCGTATCACCGGTAGAGGAGGCTTATACCATTAGCCGTGCTGCCAAGGAGCTATAA
- a CDS encoding P-II family nitrogen regulator, with protein MKTIIAILRIDTMNETKQALSDAGVPSFTATGRVFGRGKGKWDAKVMEGARKDQPEALALLGPEPRLRPQRLLTIVVPDAKVKTVVNTIISSNRTGQPGDGKIFVMPANEAYSVRTGVGGDSVLD; from the coding sequence ATGAAAACCATTATAGCCATTTTGCGCATCGACACGATGAACGAAACCAAGCAGGCATTGTCCGATGCCGGAGTGCCCTCTTTTACTGCTACCGGAAGGGTTTTTGGCCGGGGTAAGGGAAAATGGGATGCCAAGGTGATGGAGGGTGCCCGTAAAGATCAGCCCGAAGCTTTGGCTCTGCTGGGGCCCGAGCCCAGGCTGCGTCCTCAGCGTCTGCTAACCATTGTGGTACCCGATGCCAAAGTAAAAACGGTGGTCAATACCATTATCAGTTCCAATCGTACCGGTCAGCCGGGAGACGGAAAAATATTTGTAATGCCTGCCAACGAAGCATACAGTGTGCGAACAGGTGTAGGTGGCGACAGTGTTCTGGATTAA
- a CDS encoding histidine phosphatase family protein: MSATRITLIRHGETEWNRAMQLQGHQDSPLTENGIRQAELLAETLKGKSFDALLSSDLERARRTAQIINKHLQLTHSENKSLRERSFGKVESLTLDEIMLKYPEVFQAYLDRNLYFEIPGGESLFQFNQRVIEGIQELAKQFRGKHLLVVAHGGVLDCVIRKIFRFPVDSERCFSVYNTSVNTISVNDDLWKLEEWGNTCHLNHTPVLNEIR, from the coding sequence ATGAGTGCAACAAGAATTACATTGATACGTCATGGCGAAACAGAATGGAACCGGGCCATGCAATTGCAGGGGCATCAGGATAGCCCGCTAACCGAAAACGGTATCCGGCAGGCCGAACTCCTGGCCGAGACCCTAAAGGGTAAATCTTTCGATGCGCTTTTATCAAGCGACCTGGAAAGAGCCAGACGCACAGCACAAATAATCAATAAACACCTGCAATTAACTCATTCGGAAAATAAAAGTCTGCGCGAACGTTCATTTGGCAAGGTAGAAAGCCTTACCCTCGATGAAATAATGCTGAAGTACCCCGAAGTATTTCAGGCTTACTTAGACCGTAACCTTTATTTTGAAATACCGGGGGGAGAGAGTTTGTTTCAGTTTAATCAGCGGGTAATTGAAGGGATCCAGGAGCTTGCAAAGCAATTTCGGGGAAAGCATTTGCTGGTAGTGGCCCACGGCGGTGTGCTGGACTGTGTAATTCGTAAAATATTCCGGTTTCCGGTCGACAGCGAACGGTGCTTTTCGGTGTACAACACCTCTGTAAATACAATTTCTGTAAATGATGATCTCTGGAAACTCGAAGAATGGGGCAACACCTGCCATTTGAACCATACCCCTGTTTTAAACGAAATTCGATAG
- the nifH gene encoding nitrogenase iron protein yields MRKIAIYGKGGIGKSTTTQNTVAGLAEMGKKVMVVGCDPKADSTRLLLGGLAQKTVLDTLREEGEDVELDDIMKIGYGNVSCTESGGPEPGVGCAGRGIITSINLLEQLGAYEADKKLDYAFYDVLGDVVCGGFAMPIRDGKAQEIYIVVSGEMMAMYAANNICKGIVKFAEAGGVRLGGLICNSRLVDNEQAMIEELAKKLGTQMIHFVPRDNMVQRAEINRKTVIDYDPAHKQADEYRALAKKIDENKMFVIPKPLEINELEKLLLDFGILN; encoded by the coding sequence ATGAGAAAAATTGCTATTTACGGAAAAGGAGGAATCGGTAAGTCGACCACCACTCAAAATACTGTGGCAGGATTAGCCGAGATGGGAAAAAAAGTAATGGTTGTAGGATGCGATCCGAAAGCCGATTCAACCCGGTTGCTGCTGGGTGGTCTGGCCCAAAAAACGGTACTCGATACTTTACGAGAAGAAGGGGAAGACGTTGAGCTGGATGATATTATGAAGATAGGCTATGGAAATGTAAGTTGTACCGAATCAGGTGGTCCTGAACCGGGAGTAGGCTGCGCGGGTCGTGGTATTATCACCTCCATTAACTTACTTGAACAATTGGGTGCATACGAAGCAGATAAAAAGCTCGACTATGCTTTTTACGATGTACTAGGTGATGTGGTTTGTGGTGGTTTCGCTATGCCCATTCGCGATGGCAAGGCACAGGAAATTTACATAGTTGTATCGGGCGAAATGATGGCCATGTATGCGGCTAACAACATTTGCAAAGGTATTGTAAAATTCGCTGAAGCAGGAGGTGTGCGTCTTGGAGGATTAATCTGCAATAGCCGTTTGGTCGATAACGAACAGGCTATGATTGAGGAGCTTGCTAAAAAACTGGGCACCCAGATGATACACTTTGTTCCGCGCGACAACATGGTACAGCGTGCAGAAATAAACCGTAAAACTGTGATCGATTACGATCCGGCGCATAAACAAGCTGATGAATACAGGGCTCTGGCTAAGAAGATCGATGAAAATAAAATGTTTGTAATACCCAAACCGCTCGAGATTAATGAGCTGGAGAAGTTGTTACTTGATTTTGGTATTCTGAACTAA
- a CDS encoding beta-lactamase family protein, which yields MKPLKYTLTFVLVVISLTLISGSFRKEPIPEDIIDPPSPFEIPEAHSNLFEQYLSFIEAEMDTTNNVGAALAIVIGDKVDFMKTYGVKQAGTTDSVDIHTVFRLASVSKGFAGVLAAKLENEHMIDLDSKLTNYLPGLRFRQASFTNVLTIKHTLNQSTGLASHAFDNLIETDASMHEIISRFSEVEVAGKPGETYSYQNAIYSLIDTILRVNYDQTYAEMLDQKIFEPLGMVNASTDFETMINCGNFAMPHSGEGKAVKTLEPNNRYYNTVPAAGVNASISDMSIWLKALLGCYPSVIDSNVQRAISTPAIETPLKRHYTARWKGIEAKYYSLGWRIYKYKGYNIIYHGGYVKGYRAEISFCPELNTGIVFMQNSPNRLSSESVPVFWDLYFAQLEEATLAIK from the coding sequence ATGAAGCCATTAAAATATACACTCACTTTTGTGCTGGTTGTTATTTCACTTACCCTGATTTCGGGTTCATTTAGGAAAGAACCGATACCTGAAGACATCATTGATCCACCATCACCCTTTGAGATTCCTGAAGCACATAGTAATCTTTTCGAACAATATTTGTCTTTTATCGAGGCTGAAATGGATACCACCAACAATGTGGGTGCTGCCCTGGCCATTGTGATTGGCGACAAGGTTGATTTTATGAAAACCTACGGAGTGAAGCAAGCCGGAACAACCGACTCGGTGGATATTCACACTGTTTTCAGGCTGGCATCTGTATCAAAGGGTTTTGCAGGGGTACTGGCTGCAAAGCTCGAAAATGAACATATGATAGACCTCGACTCCAAGTTAACTAATTACCTGCCTGGATTGCGTTTCAGACAAGCATCTTTTACAAACGTGCTTACAATTAAACATACATTGAATCAATCTACCGGACTTGCTTCGCATGCTTTCGATAATCTGATTGAAACCGACGCTTCCATGCACGAAATTATCAGCAGGTTCAGTGAGGTTGAAGTAGCAGGAAAACCCGGTGAGACCTATAGTTACCAAAATGCTATTTACAGCCTGATCGATACCATTTTGCGGGTAAATTACGATCAGACTTATGCCGAAATGCTCGACCAAAAAATATTTGAACCTTTGGGAATGGTCAATGCTTCTACCGATTTTGAAACCATGATCAATTGCGGAAATTTTGCCATGCCTCATTCGGGCGAAGGAAAGGCAGTAAAAACTCTGGAACCAAACAACCGCTATTACAATACTGTTCCGGCTGCAGGAGTAAATGCCAGCATCTCCGACATGTCTATCTGGCTGAAAGCCCTGCTTGGGTGCTACCCTTCGGTAATCGATTCAAATGTACAGCGTGCAATTTCTACCCCAGCCATCGAAACCCCCTTAAAACGCCATTACACTGCCAGATGGAAAGGCATTGAAGCAAAATATTACAGCCTTGGCTGGCGTATTTATAAATACAAGGGATACAATATTATTTACCACGGAGGGTATGTAAAAGGTTACAGGGCCGAAATATCGTTTTGTCCCGAACTGAATACAGGAATTGTTTTTATGCAAAACTCCCCCAACCGCTTATCTTCTGAGAGTGTACCTGTTTTCTGGGATTTGTATTTTGCGCAACTAGAAGAAGCAACCTTGGCAATAAAATAA
- a CDS encoding molybdenum cofactor guanylyltransferase, giving the protein MEILGVILAGGKSSRMGTDKGLVEFRGKPLVKYAIDLLHPLCEEIVISTTNVDYLQFGYQTIADLVPSCGPMGGMFSVMHSLPAKRYFFLSCDVPHLPSALAKEILLHQDNAEIIVPVHSQNRCEPLFGLYSRSVLPSLVRQIEQGNYKLQDLLKTCNTYYFNVPENWNANPLYLFKNVNTPDDVE; this is encoded by the coding sequence ATGGAAATTTTGGGTGTAATACTGGCCGGCGGCAAGAGTTCACGCATGGGCACCGACAAGGGACTCGTTGAATTCAGGGGGAAACCTTTGGTGAAATATGCTATTGATTTGTTACATCCCTTATGCGAAGAGATAGTCATTAGCACTACTAATGTTGATTACCTCCAGTTTGGTTACCAAACAATTGCCGACCTGGTTCCTTCCTGTGGCCCGATGGGAGGGATGTTTTCTGTGATGCACAGCCTACCTGCCAAAAGATATTTTTTTCTTTCGTGCGATGTGCCTCATCTGCCTTCGGCACTTGCGAAGGAGATTCTTCTCCATCAAGACAATGCTGAAATCATAGTGCCTGTTCATTCACAAAATCGCTGCGAACCCTTGTTTGGTCTGTATTCGAGGAGTGTATTGCCCAGTCTCGTAAGGCAAATAGAACAAGGAAATTACAAACTCCAGGATTTGTTGAAAACATGCAATACCTATTATTTCAATGTTCCCGAAAATTGGAATGCCAATCCATTGTACCTTTTTAAAAATGTAAATACACCCGACGATGTCGAATGA
- the nifD gene encoding nitrogenase molybdenum-iron protein alpha chain: MSKTINKTALPDPSELKAEMLAHYPNKVAKKRSKSIVINDPMEEQEIQSNIRTIPGIITQRGCCYAGCKGVVLGPTRDIVNIVHGPIGCSFYAWLTRRNQTDPGPEGENYMNYCFSTDMQDSNIVFGGEKKLEQAIREAYALFKPHAIAIFSTCPVGLIGDDVHQVARAMKEELGINVFGFSCEGYKGVSQSAGHHIANNGIFKHVVGLNDEDKGGKYKVNLLGEYNIGGDSFVIEKYFEEMGITLVSTYSGNSSIHQFENSHTADLNMVMCHRSINYIAEMMEKKYGIPWMKVNFIGAEATAKSLRKLAEYFEDPELMEKAEMIIKREMKEVKKIIADVKPRTEGKLAMMFVGGSRAHHYQELFNEIGMRTVSAGYEFGHRDDYEGRKVLPDIKVDADSRNIEELDVVKDDKKWRQDLANKKVLLMSKGYQFENYEGMMTDMEKNSLIIDDISHYETEKLIEFYKPDIVGAGIKEKYVVQKYGIPLKQLHSYDYGGPYAGFKGAMNFYKEIDRMVNQTIWKLALPPWINQPEIVATMADVEY; the protein is encoded by the coding sequence ATGTCGAAAACTATCAATAAAACAGCATTGCCAGATCCTTCGGAACTAAAAGCCGAAATGCTGGCGCACTACCCGAACAAGGTGGCTAAGAAAAGATCCAAGTCCATTGTTATCAACGACCCTATGGAAGAGCAGGAAATTCAGTCGAATATCCGAACCATTCCCGGTATTATTACCCAAAGGGGTTGTTGTTATGCAGGATGCAAGGGTGTGGTACTGGGCCCTACCCGCGATATTGTAAACATTGTGCACGGTCCAATAGGATGTTCATTCTATGCATGGCTTACCAGGCGCAACCAAACCGATCCGGGACCCGAGGGCGAAAACTACATGAATTACTGCTTTTCTACCGATATGCAGGACTCTAACATTGTGTTCGGTGGCGAAAAGAAACTGGAACAAGCTATTCGCGAGGCTTATGCCTTGTTTAAGCCTCACGCCATTGCCATTTTCTCTACTTGTCCTGTGGGACTCATCGGTGACGACGTGCACCAGGTAGCACGGGCCATGAAAGAAGAATTAGGTATCAATGTGTTTGGATTCAGTTGCGAAGGCTATAAAGGAGTAAGCCAATCGGCCGGACACCACATTGCCAACAACGGAATATTTAAACATGTGGTGGGCCTCAACGACGAGGATAAAGGTGGCAAATACAAAGTGAACCTTTTAGGCGAGTACAACATTGGCGGCGATTCTTTTGTCATCGAGAAGTATTTCGAAGAAATGGGCATCACGCTTGTTTCAACTTATAGCGGAAACTCTTCGATACACCAATTCGAGAATAGCCACACTGCCGACCTGAACATGGTAATGTGCCACCGCTCTATCAACTACATTGCCGAGATGATGGAAAAGAAATACGGTATACCCTGGATGAAGGTTAATTTCATTGGCGCAGAGGCCACAGCCAAATCGCTGCGCAAATTAGCCGAATATTTCGAAGATCCGGAGCTGATGGAAAAAGCTGAAATGATCATCAAGCGCGAAATGAAAGAGGTGAAAAAAATTATTGCCGACGTGAAACCGCGCACAGAAGGAAAACTGGCCATGATGTTTGTGGGCGGTTCGCGGGCTCATCACTACCAGGAGTTATTCAACGAAATTGGAATGCGCACCGTATCGGCTGGTTATGAGTTCGGACACCGCGACGACTATGAGGGCCGTAAGGTTCTCCCCGACATCAAGGTCGATGCCGACAGCCGCAACATCGAAGAACTTGATGTGGTGAAAGACGACAAGAAATGGCGTCAGGATCTCGCCAACAAAAAAGTGTTGCTGATGAGCAAAGGCTATCAGTTCGAAAACTACGAAGGTATGATGACCGATATGGAAAAAAACAGCCTGATTATCGATGATATCTCGCACTACGAAACCGAAAAGCTGATCGAGTTCTATAAACCCGACATTGTTGGTGCCGGCATTAAAGAAAAATATGTGGTGCAAAAATACGGTATTCCGCTTAAGCAATTGCACAGCTACGATTATGGCGGACCTTATGCCGGGTTTAAAGGAGCCATGAATTTTTACAAGGAGATAGACCGCATGGTAAATCAAACCATTTGGAAACTAGCCCTTCCACCATGGATTAACCAGCCCGAGATTGTTGCCACTATGGCTGATGTGGAATATTAA
- a CDS encoding DoxX family protein: MKQKILMVLSILFGLMFINAGLNKFFNYSPMPETMPEELMNLMSAFMTIGWLMPLVAVAEISGGILFMFRKFRALGAVIILPVTIGILLTHLLQEPSGLPIAIVLMAINLWVIFENWQKYLPMIK, from the coding sequence ATGAAACAAAAAATTCTAATGGTTCTATCCATTCTCTTTGGACTAATGTTTATAAATGCTGGATTAAACAAGTTTTTTAATTACAGTCCTATGCCGGAAACTATGCCGGAAGAGTTGATGAATCTAATGTCTGCTTTTATGACCATCGGATGGCTCATGCCGCTTGTGGCAGTAGCAGAAATTTCAGGCGGTATTCTTTTTATGTTCAGAAAATTCAGAGCTCTGGGAGCCGTAATTATTTTGCCGGTAACAATTGGAATACTTTTAACACATCTTCTTCAGGAACCATCGGGTTTGCCTATTGCCATTGTATTAATGGCCATTAACCTTTGGGTAATTTTTGAAAACTGGCAGAAGTATTTGCCAATGATAAAATAG